AGGGCCACATCTCTCGGAGCGCATGTACCCTATTTCTTACCCTGCTGCCTCCAATTTAATCTCCTCGCTACCCCAATTTCTCGCTTTCTCCTCTATACCCGCCCCTTCTCCTCCAGAGTCCCTCAGGTCCTGTTCCCATGTGCCTTTTTCTCCTTGTGAGCTGGGGTCTCCCCTAGCCCCAGACCTCCAGGGACGTTCCAATGACGAAAAGCAGGTCTGCCATGGGGAAGTCGGTCATGTGCAGGAAGAAGCGGTGCGGGAGCTCCTCGCCAAAGAACACAATGTCAGGCTTGACGATTCCAGTGCAGACACGACAGTGAGGGACCTTGTCTGCCATGACGTCCCCCTGAAGCAAGAGCAGCCAACACCACTCGTTACGGGGCAGCACGAGCACGTACCTGCACACACAGGGTCAGAATTACATCCTCACAGCAACATCCAGCCCCTCTGTTTCCCTGCCTCAAGTCCGATCTCCTCCAGTAAGACTTCTTGGCCCTGAAGGCAAAGTAACAGGCCTGCAACAGGTTGTCCTCTGAGTCAACACCTGGTTGCGACCACTCACCCTAAAGTCCTCTCCTGGGAATGTCCTTCGACAGACGGTACAAGTGGCAGTGGCAAAGGTGCCGTGGGCTTCTACTAGTCTATCAGGAGGGATCCCAGCAACTGGAACAGACAGTTATTGCGTGTAGACAGTAGATGATTGACTCAGCACGAGGGGAAGGAACCAGAAACTCCAAGTTCACCAGGCATTTCCCCAGTCCTGCCTCCTAGTCTGCTTCTTACCCTCATCCCTTCCCGGCACTCTGCTGCTGAGCGCCAGGGAAGAAGAAACTCACCTCTCTCCAGCCCGTCGATATTCTGGGTATAGAGACGCAGGAGAAGACCTTTGTCATGCAGGAGCCTCAGGAAATAGTGGGCGTAGTTGGGCCTGTAATTGCCAGGGTAGAGCTCCTTGGCCAAAGTGAAGAAGGGCTTAGGGTTGAGAAAGAAATAGTTCAGTTCAAAGATGGCTTCTGGGTATGGGATGTCGTACTGCGCAAGGTTACTGTAGAGGCCGCTCCCCGGGGACCTGCAGAGAGAGACGGGCGCTGGCAGTCAGCGTGCGGGAGGATACGCCGCCCGGCACAGGCCCAGACCCGGAGAGATGACAGAGCAGATGGCCAGATCTTTGGGTTCCCTCTTGCTGCTTTGTGCCATCCATTCAGAGCAAAACTGCCCTAGGCGAGCGGCTGAAATTCATACCTCCACACAGCGCGACACCCAGCCTCACATCCCCGCTTCGGTGCCACCCCGTCTTCTCCTGGGTGCAGAAGGTCTGGGAAGGGCTATGCCGCTAGGTTGTGAGGAACATGCTCTCTTCTAGCTGGAGCACCTCTAACCCATGCCGAGGATGCACTGGCTCTTCTCTAGCTGCTTAAGTGGGGCCCTGGGTGCAGCCACAGAATCAAGCAATGAGCACGACTCGATCGTCCTGAAGATCTGGGCCAACGAACGGCCCAGAGCCCGGACTGCTGAACCTAATTCTAGCCTAGTAGAACTAATACAAGGGATAGGGCCAGCATTCCCGAGGCTGAAGGTCCTAGCGCTCCCAGCACTGAGAAAGGATAAATGAAGCGATGGAGGCATTACCTAAAATCCGGGATGCCGCTGGGGGTGCTAATCCCAGCGCCGGCCATCACCACTACGCGGTGACACTCCTTCTTCCGAATTAGCTCCGCCACGTTCTGCAGGGTGAGCTGCCGCTTCCCACCGTCATCTCCCCATCTGCTCCCTCCTAGGAGGGCCCTGACGGCAGCGGATACGGAGAAGGGCCTGATCCCTTGGATCCGGCTGGGAACAGAGAGAAAGCACGGCGGGCAGCGCAAAGGCGGAGGCTTCAGCTGAGAGAGCTGctcggggtggggtggggggggggagaaaaccaCCCCGAGGATTTTGCGGGGAGCTCTTCGATGCGCAGGACCGTGTGTTAGCGCTTAGtcgctggggggggggcggttagCCGGCGGTCCAAGCCGTTAACCAGTGTGAAACCTCCGCgccagggtgggttttttttttgggggggggggggggggaggacacacAGGACTAGCGCCGCAGCGGTTCAGGCCCTCGCAGGCCTCGCAGCGCGTTTGCCGCGCTCCCGGGATAAGGGAGACTCCTGTCCCGCGCCCTCCCGGTCCGCAAGAAGCCCCCGCCGGGGTGACGCTGCCGCCCCGGGGCACCGCGAGGCACGACGAGGAGGCGGCGCGGGCCTACCTGCCTCCGCCGGGGCCCGCCGCCCCGGAGCCGGCGtggagcggccgcggcggccccgcgccgcgctcccgcgggCTCCTCCACGCTGCCAGGAAGCACCGGGCCGCCTCGGGcagccgccgggccgggcagcggcgcagggccgcccccagccccgccgccgccccccgctccatgcccgccgccgccgccaacggcTCTACCGCAATGCCGCGAGTAGGCGCGCGCGGCGCCTGTTCAGCgggagcctcccgccgccgccgccgcagcgcggctcggggccccgcggcg
This is a stretch of genomic DNA from Apteryx mantelli isolate bAptMan1 chromosome 4, bAptMan1.hap1, whole genome shotgun sequence. It encodes these proteins:
- the SIRT3 gene encoding NAD-dependent protein deacetylase sirtuin-3, mitochondrial, with protein sequence MHTHFRRPARGTVGTVRHRGRAPPWQRRAPQPGGAAGPRAALRRRRREAPAEQAPRAPTRGIAVEPLAAAAGMERGAAAGLGAALRRCPARRLPEAARCFLAAWRSPRERGAGPPRPLHAGSGAAGPGGGSRIQGIRPFSVSAAVRALLGGSRWGDDGGKRQLTLQNVAELIRKKECHRVVVMAGAGISTPSGIPDFRSPGSGLYSNLAQYDIPYPEAIFELNYFFLNPKPFFTLAKELYPGNYRPNYAHYFLRLLHDKGLLLRLYTQNIDGLERVAGIPPDRLVEAHGTFATATCTVCRRTFPGEDFRGDVMADKVPHCRVCTGIVKPDIVFFGEELPHRFFLHMTDFPMADLLFVIGTSLEVEPFASLAGAVRSSIPRVLINRDLVGPFAWQQRYNDIAQLGDVVSGVEKLVELLDWSEEMQTLIQKEKEKLDAKDK